The proteins below are encoded in one region of Paraburkholderia phenazinium:
- a CDS encoding ABC transporter permease produces the protein MSSYSSGFGTLFYKEILRFWKVAFQTVLAPVITALLYLTIFGHALRGHVQVYPGVEYTSFLIPGLVMMSVLQNAFANSSSSLIQSKITGNLVFVLLPPLSHYEMYFAYVLASVVRGLAVGFGVFIVTIWFVPVSFSAPLMIVAFAVLGAGILGTLGLIAGIWAEKFDQLAAFQNFLIMPLTFLSGVFYSTHTLPPVWREVSRLNPFFYMIDGFRYGFFGVSDIDPLVSLGIVAGFFVVLAVVAMRMLASGFKLRH, from the coding sequence ATGAGCAGCTACAGCAGTGGATTCGGTACGCTGTTTTATAAGGAAATCCTGCGTTTCTGGAAGGTCGCGTTTCAGACGGTTCTCGCTCCGGTCATCACCGCGCTCCTGTATTTGACGATTTTCGGCCACGCCTTGCGCGGCCACGTGCAGGTCTATCCGGGCGTCGAGTACACCAGTTTCCTGATTCCGGGCCTCGTGATGATGAGCGTGTTGCAGAACGCGTTCGCCAACAGTTCGTCGTCGCTAATCCAGTCGAAAATCACCGGCAACCTGGTGTTCGTGCTACTGCCGCCGCTGTCCCACTATGAGATGTACTTCGCGTATGTGCTGGCTTCGGTGGTGCGCGGACTCGCGGTCGGGTTCGGGGTGTTTATCGTGACGATCTGGTTTGTGCCGGTGAGCTTTAGCGCGCCGCTCATGATCGTGGCGTTCGCCGTGCTCGGTGCGGGGATTCTCGGCACGCTGGGTCTGATTGCCGGCATCTGGGCCGAGAAGTTCGACCAGCTCGCCGCATTCCAGAATTTCCTGATCATGCCGCTCACGTTCCTGTCGGGCGTGTTCTACTCGACGCACACGTTGCCGCCAGTGTGGCGCGAGGTGTCGCGGCTTAATCCCTTTTTCTACATGATCGACGGCTTTCGCTATGGTTTCTTCGGGGTTTCGGATATCGATCCGCTCGTGAGCCTGGGCATTGTCGCCGGTTTCTTTGTGGTGCTGGCCGTGGTGGCAATGCGCATGCTCGCCTCCGGCTTCAAGCTGCGCCACTGA
- the hisH gene encoding imidazole glycerol phosphate synthase subunit HisH, whose product MKTSIAIVDYGMGNLRSVAQALRKAAPDADVAIVDRPEAIRAADRVVLPGQGAMPDCMRCLGESGLQEAVIEASRSKPLMGVCVGEQMLFDWSAEGDTRGLGLLPGKVLRFDLEGQLQDDGSRFKVPQMGWNRVRQAVPHPLWDGVADNSFFYFVHSYYVAPDNAAHTSGETVYGVPFTSAVARDNIFATQFHPEKSAEAGLRVYRNFVHWNP is encoded by the coding sequence ATGAAAACTTCGATTGCGATTGTGGATTACGGAATGGGCAACCTGCGTTCGGTCGCCCAGGCGTTGAGGAAGGCTGCGCCGGACGCGGACGTGGCGATCGTCGACCGGCCGGAAGCGATCCGCGCGGCTGACCGTGTCGTGCTTCCCGGCCAAGGCGCAATGCCGGATTGCATGCGCTGTCTCGGCGAATCGGGTCTGCAGGAAGCGGTGATTGAAGCGTCGCGCAGCAAGCCGCTGATGGGCGTGTGCGTGGGCGAGCAGATGCTGTTTGACTGGAGCGCCGAGGGCGATACCCGTGGCCTCGGCCTGCTGCCCGGCAAGGTGCTGCGCTTCGATCTGGAAGGCCAGTTGCAGGACGACGGCTCGCGCTTCAAGGTGCCGCAGATGGGCTGGAACCGGGTCAGGCAGGCCGTGCCGCATCCGCTGTGGGACGGGGTCGCGGACAACAGCTTCTTCTACTTCGTGCACAGCTACTACGTAGCGCCGGACAACGCGGCCCATACCTCAGGCGAGACCGTGTATGGCGTGCCCTTCACCTCGGCGGTGGCGCGGGACAATATCTTCGCGACGCAATTTCACCCGGAGAAGAGTGCCGAAGCGGGACTGCGTGTGTATCGAAACTTCGTGCACTGGAACCCGTGA
- the hisI gene encoding phosphoribosyl-AMP cyclohydrolase — protein MVNPTAVDWLDKVKWDANGLVPVIAQEASSNDVLMFAWMNREALAKTVETGRAVYFSRSRQRLWFKGEESGHVQHVHEVRLDCDEDVVLLKVEQVSGIACHTGRHSCFFQKFEGTVDDGDWVAVEPVLKDPEHIYK, from the coding sequence GTGGTGAATCCTACGGCTGTGGATTGGCTCGACAAGGTGAAGTGGGACGCGAACGGCCTCGTGCCGGTGATCGCCCAGGAAGCCTCGAGCAACGACGTGCTGATGTTTGCATGGATGAACCGCGAGGCGCTCGCCAAGACGGTCGAGACCGGTCGCGCGGTGTACTTCTCGCGCTCGCGCCAGCGCCTGTGGTTCAAGGGCGAAGAGTCCGGTCACGTGCAGCATGTGCACGAAGTGCGGCTCGATTGCGATGAAGACGTCGTGCTGCTGAAGGTCGAACAGGTGTCCGGCATTGCCTGCCACACCGGCCGCCACTCGTGCTTTTTCCAGAAATTCGAAGGGACGGTCGACGACGGCGATTGGGTCGCGGTTGAACCCGTCCTGAAAGACCCCGAACACATCTACAAATGA
- the hisG gene encoding ATP phosphoribosyltransferase produces MSSAPQTSSSPAVSAPLTLALSKGRIFEETLPLLAAAGVQVAEDPETSRKLILPTTDANLRVIIVRATDVPTYVEYGAADFGVAGKDVLLEHGGSGLYQPIDLDIARCRMSVAVAAGFDYENAVRQGARLRVATKYVETARQHFAAKGVHVDLIKLYGSMELAPLVGLADAIVDLVSSGGTLRANNLVEVEEIMQISSRLVVNQAALKLKRAALRPFLDAFERASRRADAPA; encoded by the coding sequence ATGAGTTCGGCGCCGCAGACCTCGTCGTCCCCGGCGGTGAGCGCGCCGCTGACGCTTGCGCTGTCGAAAGGGCGTATCTTCGAAGAGACGTTGCCGCTGCTGGCAGCGGCCGGCGTGCAGGTGGCCGAAGATCCGGAGACCTCGCGCAAACTGATTCTGCCGACCACGGACGCCAATCTGCGCGTGATCATTGTGCGTGCGACGGACGTCCCCACTTACGTGGAATACGGCGCGGCCGACTTCGGTGTAGCGGGCAAGGACGTGCTGCTCGAGCATGGCGGCAGTGGCCTGTATCAGCCGATCGACCTCGACATCGCGCGTTGCCGGATGTCGGTGGCCGTGGCGGCGGGCTTCGATTACGAGAACGCGGTGCGCCAGGGTGCGCGTCTGCGGGTGGCGACCAAGTATGTGGAGACCGCGCGCCAGCATTTCGCGGCGAAGGGTGTGCACGTCGACCTGATCAAGCTGTACGGCTCGATGGAACTCGCGCCGCTGGTGGGCCTCGCCGATGCGATCGTCGACCTGGTCAGCTCGGGCGGCACCCTGCGCGCAAACAATCTTGTCGAGGTGGAAGAGATCATGCAGATCTCGTCGCGCCTCGTCGTGAACCAGGCAGCGCTCAAGCTCAAGCGCGCCGCGCTGCGGCCGTTCCTCGACGCGTTCGAACGCGCGTCGCGGCGCGCCGATGCGCCGGCCTGA
- the hisA gene encoding 1-(5-phosphoribosyl)-5-[(5-phosphoribosylamino)methylideneamino]imidazole-4-carboxamide isomerase: protein MLLIPAIDLKDGQCVRLKQGDMDQATIFSEEPAAMARHWVDRGARRLHLVDLNGAFAGKPKNEDAIRAIIEEVGGEIPVQLGGGIRDLNTIERYLDDGLSYVIIGTAAVKNPGFLQDACTAFGGHIIVGLDAKDGKVATDGWSKLTGHEVADLARKFEDYGCESIIYTDIGRDGMLQGINIDATVRLARAVKIPVIASGGLSNLADIEALCEVEVEGIEGVICGRAIYSGDLDFTAAQTLADKLRESDDA from the coding sequence ATGCTGCTGATTCCCGCCATCGACCTGAAAGATGGTCAGTGTGTACGCCTTAAACAGGGCGACATGGACCAGGCGACGATTTTTTCCGAGGAACCGGCGGCTATGGCCCGACATTGGGTCGACCGCGGCGCCCGGCGCCTGCATCTCGTCGACCTCAACGGAGCGTTCGCCGGTAAGCCGAAGAACGAAGACGCGATCCGCGCGATCATCGAGGAAGTCGGTGGTGAGATTCCCGTCCAGCTGGGCGGTGGGATCCGCGACCTGAACACGATCGAGCGCTATCTGGACGACGGTCTGTCTTATGTGATCATCGGCACGGCGGCGGTGAAGAATCCCGGCTTCCTGCAGGATGCCTGCACGGCGTTCGGCGGCCATATCATCGTGGGTCTCGACGCGAAAGACGGCAAGGTCGCTACCGACGGCTGGAGCAAGCTGACCGGTCACGAAGTCGCCGATCTCGCGCGCAAGTTCGAAGACTACGGCTGCGAGTCGATCATCTATACCGATATCGGCCGGGACGGCATGCTCCAGGGCATCAACATCGACGCGACGGTGCGTCTGGCGCGCGCGGTGAAGATTCCGGTGATCGCGAGCGGCGGCCTGTCGAATCTCGCCGACATCGAAGCGCTGTGCGAAGTCGAAGTCGAAGGCATCGAAGGCGTGATCTGCGGACGCGCCATCTATTCGGGCGACCTCGATTTCACGGCGGCACAGACCCTCGCCGACAAGCTGCGCGAGTCGGACGACGCCTAA
- the hisC gene encoding histidinol-phosphate transaminase: protein MTTPQDIIRRDVLAMTSYPVPDATGFVKLDAMENPFSLPAPLAAQLGERLSGVALNRYPAPRPEALLAKIKRVMDVPANCEVLLGNGSDELISMISMACAQPGAKVLAPVPGFVMYQLSARLANLDFVGVPLKADFTLDTEAMLAAIAEHQPAIVYLAYPNNPTGTLYDDADMERIIAAADKSLVVIDEAYQPFAQQSWLPRADTFDNVVVMRTVSKLGLAGIRLGYLVGRAAWLTEFDKVRPPYNVNVLTQATADFLLDHLDVLDAQAAQLREERTKLAHAVAELPGAEVFRSAGNFLLVRVPDASVMFDTLLTARVLIKNVSKMHPLLANCVRLTVGSPEENAQLLAALKLVLH, encoded by the coding sequence ATGACGACACCTCAAGACATCATTCGCCGCGACGTGCTCGCAATGACGAGCTATCCGGTTCCGGACGCCACGGGCTTCGTGAAGCTCGACGCCATGGAGAACCCGTTCTCCTTGCCGGCGCCGCTCGCGGCCCAGCTCGGCGAGCGTCTGTCCGGCGTCGCGCTGAACCGCTATCCGGCGCCGCGCCCCGAAGCGCTGCTCGCCAAGATCAAGCGGGTGATGGACGTGCCGGCAAACTGCGAAGTTCTGCTTGGCAACGGCTCGGATGAACTGATCAGCATGATCTCGATGGCCTGCGCGCAGCCGGGCGCGAAAGTGCTCGCACCGGTGCCGGGCTTCGTGATGTATCAGCTGTCGGCCAGGCTGGCGAATCTGGACTTCGTCGGTGTGCCGCTAAAGGCGGATTTCACGCTCGACACTGAAGCGATGCTTGCGGCAATCGCCGAGCATCAACCGGCCATCGTCTATCTGGCCTATCCGAACAACCCGACCGGCACGCTGTACGACGACGCGGACATGGAGCGCATCATCGCCGCCGCGGACAAGAGCCTCGTGGTGATCGACGAGGCCTATCAGCCGTTCGCGCAGCAAAGCTGGCTGCCGCGTGCCGATACGTTCGACAACGTGGTCGTGATGCGCACGGTTTCGAAGCTCGGCCTCGCCGGCATTCGCTTGGGCTATCTGGTCGGACGCGCGGCCTGGCTCACCGAGTTCGATAAAGTGCGGCCTCCTTACAACGTTAATGTGCTGACCCAGGCGACCGCCGATTTCCTGCTCGACCACCTCGACGTGCTCGATGCGCAGGCCGCGCAACTGCGCGAGGAGCGCACGAAACTGGCGCACGCCGTGGCCGAACTGCCGGGCGCGGAGGTCTTCCGGAGCGCAGGCAACTTCCTGCTGGTGAGGGTCCCTGATGCATCCGTTATGTTCGACACGCTGCTCACTGCACGGGTTTTGATCAAAAACGTGAGTAAAATGCATCCATTGCTGGCGAATTGCGTACGCCTGACGGTCGGTTCCCCTGAGGAAAATGCGCAACTGCTGGCCGCACTGAAACTCGTGCTGCATTAA
- a CDS encoding histidine triad nucleotide-binding protein: MSHDSNCLFCKIAAGEIPSTKVHEDEEFVAFRDIRPAAETHVLVIPRKHIETLSNCTESDAPLLGRMLILVARLAQQLGVAYTGGETGFRTVINTGPGGGQEVYHLHAHILAGPRPWQRMG; the protein is encoded by the coding sequence ATGAGCCACGATTCAAACTGCCTTTTCTGCAAGATCGCCGCGGGCGAGATTCCGTCCACCAAAGTCCACGAGGACGAAGAATTCGTCGCTTTTCGCGACATTCGCCCCGCCGCCGAGACCCACGTGCTGGTGATTCCGCGCAAGCACATCGAAACGCTCTCGAACTGCACCGAAAGCGATGCACCGCTGCTTGGTAGAATGCTTATATTGGTGGCGCGTCTGGCGCAGCAGCTCGGCGTGGCCTATACGGGCGGCGAAACCGGCTTTCGCACGGTAATCAATACCGGGCCGGGCGGCGGGCAGGAGGTGTACCACCTGCACGCGCATATCCTCGCGGGGCCGCGTCCCTGGCAACGCATGGGGTGA
- a CDS encoding BolA family protein, which translates to MLPTPEQVKQYIAVGLACEHLEVEGDGQHFFATIVSPSFEGKRLIQRHQLVYAALGDRMREEIHALSMKTLTPAEWQNA; encoded by the coding sequence ATGTTGCCGACTCCCGAACAGGTCAAGCAATACATCGCGGTTGGACTCGCCTGCGAGCATCTCGAAGTGGAAGGCGACGGTCAGCATTTCTTTGCGACCATCGTATCTCCGAGCTTCGAAGGCAAGCGGCTGATCCAACGCCATCAACTCGTGTACGCGGCGCTCGGCGACCGCATGCGCGAAGAAATCCACGCGCTCAGCATGAAGACGCTGACGCCCGCCGAATGGCAAAACGCGTAA
- a CDS encoding phosphoribosyl-ATP diphosphatase, translating to MTQNSQSTNDTLLRLAAVIDSRKGGDPDVSYVSRLFHKGDDAVLKKIGEEATEVVLAAKDVRQGGAPTALVGEVADLWFHCLVMLSHFDLSPADVLAELERREGMSGIEEKALRKSRDREQNGD from the coding sequence ATGACGCAAAACTCGCAATCGACGAACGATACACTGCTGCGCCTCGCGGCGGTCATCGACAGCCGCAAGGGCGGCGATCCGGACGTCTCGTATGTGTCGCGCCTGTTTCACAAGGGCGACGACGCGGTTTTGAAGAAGATCGGCGAAGAAGCGACCGAGGTCGTGCTTGCCGCCAAGGACGTGCGCCAGGGTGGCGCGCCCACCGCGCTGGTCGGCGAAGTGGCCGACCTGTGGTTCCATTGTCTGGTGATGCTGTCGCATTTCGATCTGAGCCCGGCCGATGTGCTCGCCGAACTCGAGCGCCGCGAAGGCATGTCGGGCATCGAAGAGAAAGCGTTGCGCAAGAGCCGCGACCGCGAGCAGAACGGCGACTGA
- a CDS encoding DUF4870 family protein, translating to MEQSQGGYPPPTYRNALESERDRSARTLTHVLYALYAVYWLTGGISVLIAIIINYVKRPDVIGTPYEAHFQWQMRTFWWCMLGYLIGGLLFFVVIGIPILWAVGIWMLYRIIKGWLYLYDNKPLVNPRAWF from the coding sequence ATGGAACAGTCGCAAGGCGGATATCCGCCGCCCACGTACCGCAATGCCCTCGAATCCGAACGCGACCGCAGCGCCCGTACGCTGACGCACGTGCTCTATGCGCTGTATGCGGTCTACTGGCTGACCGGCGGCATCTCGGTGCTGATCGCCATCATCATCAATTACGTCAAGCGGCCCGACGTGATCGGTACGCCGTACGAAGCGCACTTTCAGTGGCAAATGCGCACCTTCTGGTGGTGCATGCTCGGCTATCTGATCGGTGGCCTGCTGTTTTTCGTCGTGATCGGAATTCCTATCCTGTGGGCTGTCGGGATCTGGATGTTGTACCGTATCATCAAGGGCTGGCTGTATCTGTACGATAACAAGCCGCTAGTGAATCCGCGGGCGTGGTTCTGA
- the hisB gene encoding imidazoleglycerol-phosphate dehydratase HisB, producing the protein MRQAEVVRDTSETQIRIKINLDGTGKQKLATGVPFLDHMLDQIARHGLIDLDIEAHGDTHIDDHHTVEDVGITLGQAVAKAVGDKKGIRRYGHSYVPLDEALSRVVIDFSGRPGLEFHVPFTRARIGTFDVDLSIEFFRGFVNHAGVTLHIDNLRGLNAHHQMETVFKAFGRALRMAVELDDRAAGQIPSTKGSL; encoded by the coding sequence ATGCGCCAGGCGGAAGTCGTTCGCGACACTAGCGAAACGCAGATCCGTATCAAGATCAATCTGGATGGCACCGGCAAGCAGAAGCTCGCCACCGGTGTGCCGTTCCTTGACCACATGCTCGACCAGATCGCGCGGCATGGATTGATCGATCTCGACATCGAGGCGCATGGCGATACGCATATCGACGACCACCATACGGTCGAAGACGTCGGCATCACGCTGGGGCAGGCAGTCGCGAAGGCGGTCGGCGACAAGAAGGGCATTCGTCGCTACGGTCATTCTTACGTGCCGCTCGACGAAGCGCTGTCGCGTGTCGTGATCGATTTTTCCGGCCGGCCGGGTCTCGAATTCCATGTGCCGTTTACGCGTGCGCGCATCGGTACGTTCGACGTCGATCTGTCCATCGAATTCTTCCGCGGCTTTGTGAACCATGCCGGCGTGACGCTCCATATCGACAACCTGCGCGGCCTGAACGCCCATCACCAGATGGAGACGGTGTTCAAGGCGTTCGGACGAGCCCTGCGCATGGCGGTGGAACTGGATGATCGCGCGGCGGGGCAGATTCCGTCGACCAAGGGCAGCCTGTAA
- the hisF gene encoding imidazole glycerol phosphate synthase subunit HisF: MALAKRIIPCLDVTAGRVVKGVNFVELRDAGDPVEIARRYDEQGADELTFLDITATSDQRDLILPIIEAVASQVFIPLTVGGGVRAVEDVRRLLNAGADKISMNSSAVANPQLVRDATDKYGSQCIVVAIDAKRVSAEGEAPRWEVFTHGGRKATGLEAVEWARKMAELGAGEILLTSMDRDGTKSGFDLALTRAVSDAVPIPVIASGGVGSLQHLADGIKDGHADAVLAASIFHYGEHTVGEAKRFMAGQGISVRL, translated from the coding sequence ATGGCTCTAGCTAAACGCATCATCCCCTGTCTCGACGTCACGGCTGGCCGCGTGGTCAAGGGCGTCAACTTCGTCGAACTGCGCGATGCGGGTGACCCGGTCGAAATTGCCCGTCGCTACGACGAGCAGGGCGCCGACGAACTCACCTTCCTCGACATCACCGCCACTTCGGACCAGCGCGACCTGATCCTGCCGATCATCGAAGCCGTCGCCTCGCAGGTGTTCATTCCGCTGACGGTCGGCGGCGGCGTGCGCGCCGTCGAAGACGTGCGGCGCCTGCTCAACGCGGGCGCGGACAAGATCAGCATGAACTCGTCGGCGGTGGCGAATCCGCAGCTGGTGCGCGATGCGACCGACAAATACGGCTCGCAATGCATCGTGGTGGCGATCGACGCCAAGCGCGTCTCCGCCGAAGGCGAAGCGCCGCGCTGGGAAGTCTTCACGCACGGTGGACGCAAGGCGACCGGGCTGGAAGCGGTTGAATGGGCGCGCAAGATGGCCGAACTTGGCGCCGGCGAAATCCTGCTCACCAGCATGGACCGTGACGGCACCAAGAGCGGCTTCGATCTGGCGCTCACGCGTGCCGTGTCGGACGCCGTGCCGATTCCGGTGATTGCCTCGGGCGGCGTCGGCTCGCTGCAGCATCTGGCCGACGGCATCAAGGACGGTCACGCGGACGCCGTGCTGGCCGCCAGCATCTTCCACTACGGCGAACACACGGTCGGCGAAGCCAAGCGCTTCATGGCCGGTCAGGGCATTTCGGTGAGGTTGTGA
- the tatA gene encoding Sec-independent protein translocase subunit TatA: protein MGSFSIWHWLIVLLIVALVFGTKKLRNIGTDLGGAVKGFKEGMKEAETPGDPAQRELPRETVDVDAKEKTPRSSDYR from the coding sequence ATGGGTTCGTTTAGTATTTGGCACTGGCTGATTGTTCTGCTGATCGTTGCACTGGTGTTCGGCACGAAGAAGCTGCGCAATATCGGCACCGATCTGGGTGGCGCTGTGAAGGGCTTCAAGGAAGGCATGAAAGAAGCGGAGACACCGGGCGACCCGGCGCAGCGCGAATTGCCGCGCGAAACGGTCGACGTCGACGCAAAAGAAAAGACGCCGCGTTCGAGCGATTACCGCTAA
- the murA gene encoding UDP-N-acetylglucosamine 1-carboxyvinyltransferase → MDKLVIEGGQRLAGEIVVSGAKNAALPILCAGLLSAEPVHLENVPDLQDVRTTLKLLNQMGVRSEANAGRVSLDASKVDNLVAPYELVKTMRASILVLGPLLARFGEAKVSLPGGCAIGARPVDQHIKGLQAMGAEITIEHGFIEARAKRLKGTRIVTDMITVTGTENLLMAAVLAEGETVIENAAREPEVGDLAHLLVEMGAKIDGIGTDRLVIQGVNKLHGAKHTVIPDRIEAGTFLCAVAAAGGDVILRHVRPLILEAVTEKLREAGVTIEEGDDWMRVRMDQRPLAVGVRTSEYPAFPTDMQAQFMALNTVASGTAQVVETIFENRFMHVQELNRLGASITIDGNTALVNGVDKLSGAKVMATDLRASASLVIAGLCADGETLIDRIYHLDRGYDRMESKLTAVGAKVRRIAGSQA, encoded by the coding sequence ATGGACAAACTCGTCATTGAAGGCGGCCAGCGGCTGGCCGGTGAGATCGTCGTGTCGGGGGCGAAGAACGCCGCCTTGCCGATCCTGTGCGCCGGCCTGCTGAGCGCGGAGCCGGTTCATCTCGAGAACGTGCCTGACTTGCAGGACGTGCGCACCACGCTCAAGCTGCTCAACCAGATGGGTGTGCGTAGCGAAGCGAACGCGGGGCGCGTGTCGCTCGACGCCTCGAAGGTGGACAACCTCGTTGCGCCGTACGAGCTGGTGAAGACCATGCGCGCTTCGATCCTCGTGCTCGGACCGTTGCTTGCGCGCTTCGGCGAGGCGAAGGTGTCGCTGCCGGGCGGCTGCGCCATTGGCGCGCGGCCGGTCGATCAGCATATCAAGGGTCTGCAGGCGATGGGTGCGGAGATCACGATCGAGCATGGCTTTATCGAAGCTCGCGCGAAGCGTCTGAAGGGCACGCGTATCGTGACCGACATGATCACCGTCACCGGCACCGAGAATCTGCTGATGGCAGCGGTGCTGGCTGAAGGTGAGACCGTGATTGAGAACGCCGCGCGTGAGCCGGAAGTGGGCGACCTCGCGCACCTGCTGGTTGAGATGGGCGCGAAGATCGACGGCATCGGCACGGACCGTCTGGTGATCCAGGGCGTCAACAAGCTGCACGGCGCGAAGCACACGGTGATTCCGGACCGTATCGAAGCCGGTACGTTCCTGTGTGCGGTGGCCGCGGCCGGTGGCGACGTGATCCTGCGCCATGTGCGTCCGCTGATCCTCGAAGCCGTGACGGAAAAGCTGCGCGAAGCCGGCGTGACGATTGAAGAAGGCGACGACTGGATGCGCGTGCGCATGGACCAGCGCCCGCTCGCAGTGGGCGTGCGTACCTCCGAGTACCCGGCGTTCCCGACCGACATGCAGGCGCAGTTCATGGCGCTCAATACGGTCGCGAGCGGCACCGCTCAAGTGGTCGAAACGATCTTCGAAAACCGCTTCATGCACGTGCAGGAGTTGAACCGCCTCGGCGCTAGCATCACGATCGATGGCAACACTGCGCTCGTGAACGGCGTCGACAAACTGTCGGGCGCCAAGGTCATGGCCACAGACCTGCGCGCTTCGGCAAGCCTCGTGATCGCCGGCCTGTGCGCCGACGGTGAGACGCTGATCGACCGCATCTATCACCTCGACCGTGGCTACGACCGCATGGAGTCGAAGCTGACGGCAGTTGGCGCGAAGGTGCGCCGCATTGCAGGGAGCCAGGCATGA
- the hisD gene encoding histidinol dehydrogenase: MSIKIRKLDSSAPEFQKALHAVLAFEASEDEAIEQSVVQILADVEARGDAAVLEYTNRFDRLKASSVAEFELPMSELEAALEGLDPRRRAALEAAAGRVRGYHEKQKIECGSHSWQYTESDGTVLGQKVTPLDRAGIYVPGGKAAYPSSVLMNSIPARVAGVREIVMVVPTPDGVKNPLVLAAALLGGVDRVFTIGGAQAVGALAYGTATVPAVDKICGPGNAYVASAKRRVFGTVGIDMIAGPSEILVLCDGTTDPRWVAMDLFSQAEHDELAQSILLCPDDAFIARVHDAINELLPTMPRRDVIQASLEGRGALIKVRDMAEACAIANDIAPEHLEISALDPHQWGKLIRHAGAIFLGRYTSESLGDYCAGPNHVLPTSRTARFSSPLGVYDFFKRSSVIEVSAEGAQTLGEIAAELAYGEGLPAHARSAEYRMKQNG; this comes from the coding sequence ATGTCTATCAAGATTCGCAAACTCGACTCCAGCGCTCCTGAATTCCAGAAGGCGCTGCACGCGGTGCTCGCGTTCGAGGCGAGCGAGGATGAAGCGATCGAGCAATCGGTCGTGCAGATTCTGGCCGACGTGGAGGCGCGCGGCGACGCCGCAGTGCTCGAGTACACCAACCGCTTCGACCGTCTCAAGGCGTCGAGCGTGGCGGAGTTCGAATTGCCGATGTCGGAACTCGAAGCCGCGCTGGAAGGGCTCGACCCGCGCCGCCGTGCTGCGCTCGAGGCCGCTGCCGGACGCGTACGCGGGTATCACGAGAAGCAGAAGATCGAATGCGGCAGCCATAGCTGGCAATACACGGAGTCGGACGGCACCGTGCTGGGTCAGAAGGTCACGCCGCTGGATCGCGCCGGCATCTACGTGCCGGGTGGCAAGGCGGCGTATCCGTCGTCGGTGTTGATGAACTCGATTCCGGCGCGGGTGGCCGGTGTGCGCGAAATCGTCATGGTGGTGCCGACTCCGGATGGCGTGAAGAATCCGCTGGTACTGGCAGCGGCGCTGCTGGGCGGGGTTGACCGCGTGTTCACCATCGGTGGCGCGCAGGCTGTCGGCGCGCTCGCTTATGGCACGGCCACTGTGCCCGCGGTCGACAAGATCTGCGGCCCGGGCAACGCGTATGTCGCCTCGGCCAAGCGTCGCGTGTTCGGCACGGTCGGCATCGACATGATCGCTGGCCCGTCCGAAATCCTGGTGCTTTGCGACGGCACCACCGATCCGCGCTGGGTCGCCATGGACCTGTTCTCGCAGGCCGAGCACGACGAGCTCGCGCAATCGATCCTGCTGTGCCCGGACGACGCCTTTATCGCCCGCGTGCACGACGCGATCAATGAATTGCTGCCCACCATGCCGCGCCGCGACGTGATCCAGGCTTCGCTGGAAGGACGCGGCGCGCTGATCAAGGTGCGCGACATGGCCGAAGCCTGCGCGATCGCCAACGACATCGCACCGGAACACCTCGAAATCTCCGCGCTCGACCCGCATCAATGGGGCAAGCTGATCCGCCATGCCGGCGCGATCTTCCTTGGCCGCTACACGAGCGAAAGCCTCGGCGATTACTGCGCGGGCCCGAATCACGTGCTGCCTACGTCGCGCACCGCACGGTTCTCGTCGCCGCTCGGCGTCTATGATTTCTTCAAGCGCTCTAGCGTGATCGAAGTCAGTGCGGAAGGTGCGCAGACCCTGGGTGAGATCGCGGCTGAACTGGCGTATGGTGAAGGACTGCCAGCGCATGCCCGCAGCGCCGAGTACCGGATGAAGCAGAACGGCTGA